From the Solanum lycopersicum chromosome 10, SLM_r2.1 genome, one window contains:
- the LOC101244630 gene encoding phosphatidylinositol 4-phosphate 5-kinase 6-like, whose product MKALEATVRKTQLVARKRAHTIFGTYGPTTQIDEGEFNNNNMNKEKEIVEEEDVQQQENVDGEDYYHPMNGETYQLEKFLSNGDYYTGYWVDNLPNGQGKYWWTDGCMYVGDWSKGKMKGQGVFSWPSGAMYEGNFKNGYMDGEGTYTAPNGDTFRGCWLMDLKHGNGVNEYANGDCYDGEWCRGLQETNGKYTWKNGNYYVGQWANGTICGDGKLYWKNGNLFEGNWEDGLPKGKGTFHWADGSYYIGNWSRDPDELNGTFYPSESLLQRGNFEWDPQQVFNVDLMGCTISPNDILSVLPSQKKLAVRMSSSKPVDNSRTTRRMSIDGSTDTEFSRIQLSDGVGTTLVATTSNSCSDIDAMVALLESDGYKSGSPIKIPKVVKRQGITISKGHKNYELMLNLQLGIRHTVQKLGPPPTLDLDASAFDPKEKYWTRFPPEGSKSTPRHQSCEFRWKDYCPKVFRALRTLFKVDATEYMLSICGPLRELSSPGKSGSFFYLTNDDRYMIKTMKKAEVKVLLRMLNAYYDHFRAFENTLVTRYYGLHCLKLNGPAQKKVRFVIIGNLFCTNYTIHKRFDLKGSTFGRITDKPESEIDTTTTLKDLDLNFIFKLQKSWFEEFRRQVDRDCELLEQERVMDYSLLVGVNFREGNASTGYQTPSGCRTPIENGTTDAEPIHRFTKSDVDLLLLNPAGLTNISLGINMPARVEKTFRKNDLDFQLVGEPTGELYDVTLFFGIIDILQDYDITKKLEHAYKSIQCDPNSISAVDPMAYSRRFRDYIFKVFVEDN is encoded by the exons ATGAAGGCATTGGAAGCAACGGTTAGAAAAACACAATTGGTAGCTAGAAAAAGAGCACATACAATATTTGGAACCTATGGACCAACAACACAAATTGATGAAGGTGAGtttaataacaacaacatgaacaaagaaaaagaaatagtgGAAGAAGAAGATGTACAACAACAAGAAAATGTTGATGGAGAAGATTACTACCATCCAATGAATGGTGAAACATATCAATTAGAGAAATTTCTATCAAATGGAGATTACTATACGGGATATTGGGTCGATAATTTACCTAATGGACAAGGTAAGTATTGGTGGACGGATGGATGTATGTATGTAGGCGATTGGAGTAAAGGTAAAATGAAAGGCCAAGGTGTATTTAGTTGGCCTTCTGGTGCAATGTATGAAGGTAATTTCAAGAATGGTTATATGGATGGTGAAGGTACTTATACAGCACCAAATGGTGATACATTTAGAGGTTGTTGGTTAATGGATTTAAAACATGGAAATGGGGTTAATGAATATGCAAATGGTGATTGTTATGATGGGGAATGGTGTAGAGGATTACAAGAAACTAATGGTAAGTATACTTGGAAAAATGGAAATTATTATGTGGGTCAATGGGCTAATGGTACTATCTGTGGTGATGGAAAATTGTATTGGAAAAATGGTAATTTGTTTGAAGGCAACTGGGAAGATGGATTGCCTAAAGGCAAAGGTACTTTTCATTGGGCTGATGGAAGTTATTATATTGGCAATTGGAGTAGAGATCCTGATGAATTGAATGGAACTTTTTATCCATCTGAGTCATTGTTACAAAGGGGGAATTTTGAATGGGATCCTCAACAAGTTTTCAATGTGGATTTGATGGGATGTACTATCTCACCAAATGATATACTTTCAGTCTTGCCTTCACAGAAGAAACTCGCTGTCAGGATGTCATCGTCAAAGCCTGTAGACAACAGTAGGACGACCAGGAGGATGTCCATAGACGGTTCAACTGATACTGAGTTTAGTAGAATACAGTTATCAGATGGAGTTGGAACAACATTAGTTGCTACTACAAGTAATTCTTGTTCAGATATCGACGCAATGGTTGCTTTGCTAGAATCTGATGGATATAAAAGTGGGAGTCCTATTAAGATTCCTAAGGTTGTCAAAAGGCAAGGAATCACAATATCTAAAGGGCATAAGAATTATGAGCTTATGCTCAATTTGCAGTTGGGAATCAG GCATACAGTACAAAAGCTTGGCCCTCCTCCAACACTCGATCTTGATGCATCAGCTTTTGATCCGAAAGAGAAGTACTGGACAAGATTTCCACCTGAAGGATCCAAGAGTACGCCACGCCATCAGTCTTGTGAGTTCAGATGGAAAGATTATTGCCCAAAAGTTTTCAG GGCTCTGAGAACGTTGTTCAAGGTGGATGCAACGGAGTATATGTTGTCTATTTGTGGCCCCCTTAGAGAGCTAAGCTCTCCGGGAAAAAGTGGAAGTTTTTTTTACTTGACAAATGATGATAGATATATGATCAAGACAATGAAAAAGGCAGAAGTAAAG GTACTTTTAAGGATGCTAAATGCGTATTATGATCATTTCCGTGCTTTCGAGAACACCCTTGTGACTAGATACTATGGTCTGCATTGCCTGAAGCTAAATGGACCAGCTCAAAAGAAG GTCCGGTTCGTGATCATTGGGAATCTCTTCTGCACCAATTACACTATTCATAAACGCTTCGACTTGAAAGGATCAACTTTTGGCAGGATCACAGATAAACCAGAATCAGAAATTGATACAACAACTACTCTTAAAGACCTTGATCTCAACTTCATATTCAAGTTACAAAAGTCATGGTTTGAAGAGTTCCGAAG GCAAGTTGATAGGGATTGTGAGCTCTTGGAACAGGAAAGAGTAATGGATTATAGTCTTTTAGTTGGTGTAAATTTTAGGGAAGGAAATGCTAGTACTGGATATCAAACTCCTTCAGGCTGTAGGACGCCTATCG AAAATGGAACCACAGATGCTGAACCAATTCATCGGTTTACTAAATCAGATGTGGATCTATTACTTCTTAATCCTGCAGG GTTGACAAACATAAGTCTAGGAATAAACATGCCTGCAAGAGTTGAGAAGACATTCAGGAAAAATGACTTGGATTTTCAGCTGGTAGGAGAACCAACAGGGGAGTTGTATGATGTGACACTATTTTTCGGAATAATTGATATACTTCAAGACTATGACATTACCAAAAAGCTTGAACATGCATATAAGTCTATACAATGTGATCCAAATTCTATCTCAGCAGTTGATCCAATGGCATATTCAAGGCGTTTTCGCGATTACATATTCAAGGTTTTTGTAGAGGACAATTAA
- the LOC101244332 gene encoding nonsense-mediated mRNA decay factor SMG7-like produces MAIQMDSSLDHSSRERVQRLFNKNVELDNKRRKAAQARVCSDPNAWQQMRENYEAIILENHAFSEQHEIEYALWQLHYRRIEELRARFNAAIASSGSTSQTGKGPPRNGSDNIIKIRTQFKTFLSEATGFYHDLMVKIRAKYGLTVGGFSDDPGDQIPSSNEANKSIEVKKGLVSCHRCLIYLGDLARYRGLYGEGDSKARDLAAASSYYTQASSLWPSSGNPHHQLAILASYSSDELVAIYRYFRSLAVENPFTTARDNLIIAFEKNRQYFSQLPVDAKASSTKVTPSRTTGRGRGKYETRPSLKDGKVEASLPKEKALSTSEIFKTFSTGYVRLNGILFTRTSLETFDEVLLMVKNDLLELLSSGSDEKYNFGSTAADCRLAIVRLVAILIFTIHNVIRENDNQSYAGILQRSVLLQKAFTAAFEFMGHLVERCIQLNDPSSSFLLPGILVFVEWLACHQDIALGNESEENQARARSCFWKNCISFFNKLMSTGSKFVDEDEDETCFFNMSRYDEGETGNRLALPEDFELRGFVPLLPAQLILDFSRKCSFGGDSGSKEKKCRLQRMIAAGKVLATVVRVGEEGIYFDTRGKKFVIGMEPQTSDNYLLNGLNGTKLSGIELESPDAGQLTVGDLLPKQQLYVECEEEDEVIVFKPSVIEKSNDISSSAMTSAVPVAGISVVNASSGASMECVDSCCEMGPFPSALDGLRLQNGWSTTRLPTSISLTNTQYMQAIQPSTSMWSVEQGAFMNGLGGLSLTGNGLMTEAELLNHPEMVSPAAAHSAPLPQSVKFSTANNIHFQVPEAAMSSTFSSLAPSVAFSDSMSMKSLAITQTGMKKNPVCRPGRHLGPPPGFGSVSSKVDDSSFASTLKNENNPIPRMDDYSWLNGYQLPSAHQSIVYNNSDNHSAQPYHSVSNSSLVGISFPFPGKQVPSLHMQSDIQKANNQSVGLPQQYQGQSLWQDRFFV; encoded by the exons ATGGCCATTCAGATGGATAGCAGTTTAGATCATTCGTCACGGGAACGCGTTCAGCGGCTTTTCAACAAG AATGTGGAGCTGGATAACAAGCGTAGGAAAGCAGCACAAGCTAGAGTATGTTCTGACCCCAACGCATGGCAACAAATGCGTGAAAACTATGAAGCTATCATCCTTGAGAATCATGCTTTTTCTGAACAACATGAAATAGAGTACGCCTTGTGGCAGTTGCATTATAGAAGAATTGAAGAACTGCGTGCACGCTTCAATGCTGCAATAGCTTCAAGTGGATCAACCTCTCAGACTGGGAAAGGTCCACCTCGTAACGGTTCGGATAACATCATAAAGATCCGGACGCAGTTCAAGACTTTTCTGTCAGAAGCAACTGGCTTCTATCATGATTTGATGGTGAAAATCAGGGCAAAGTATGGCCTGACAGTAGGAGGTTTCTCTGATGATCCAGGGGATCAGATTCCTTCTTCTAATGAAGCTAATAAGTCTATTGAGGTGAAGAAAGGCTTGGTATCCTGCCATCGTTGTTTGATTTATCTGGGTGATCTTGCTCGGTACAGAGGCTTATATGGTGAGGGTGACTCTAAAGCTCGTGACCTTGCGGCAGCATCAAGTTATTACACGCAAGCTTCTTCATTGTGGCCATCAAGTGGCAACCCTCATCATCAg CTTGCAATATTGGCCTCCTATTCCAGTGATGAGTTGGTGGCAATCTATCGGTATTTTCGTAGTCTTGCAGTAGAGAATCCTTTTACGACTGCAAGGGACAACCTGATCATTGCATTTGAGAAG AATCGTCAATATTTCTCCCAGCTGCCAGTGGATGCTAAGGCTTCGTCTACCAAGGTAACTCCTTCCCGAACAACTGGTAGAGGACGAGGTAAATATGAAACAAGGCCGTCTCTGAAAGATGGAAAGGTTGAGGCAAGTTTACcaaaggaaaaagcattgagtACATCTGAAATCTTCAAAACCTTTAGCACAGGGTATGTTCGGTTGAATGGCATTCTCTTCACGCGCACTAG CTTGGAGACCTTTGATGAAGTGTTGTTGATGGTTAAGAATGATCTGCTTGAGCTTCTCTCTTCTGGGTCTGATGAGAAGTATAATTTTGGTTCAACTGCTGCTGACTGCAGACTGGCAATTGTCAGGCTCGTGGCCATCTTAATATTCACCATCCATAATGTGATTAGGGAAAATGATAATCAGTCATATGCCGGGATTCTACAAAGATCAGTTCTTCTGCAGAAGGCATTTACTGCTGCTTTTGAGTTCATGGGTCATCTGGTTGAGAGATGTATCCAGTTAAATGATCCCTCATCAAGCTTCTTATTGCCTGGTATTTTGGTTTTCGTAGAATGGTTAGCCTGCCATCAAGATATTGCACTTGGTAATGAATCAGAGGAAAACCAAGCTAGGGCTAGATCCTGTTTCTGGAAGAACTGTATAAGTTTCTTTAATAAGCTAATGTCAACTGGGTCTAAGTTTGtcgatgaagatgaagatgaaacATGCTTTTTCAATATGAGCAGGTATGATGAAGGTGAGACTGGCAATCGTCTTGCGTTGCCGGAAGACTTTGAACTCAGAGGATTTGTTCCTCTTCTTCCAGCACAGCTTATCCTTGACTTCTCAAGGAAATGTTCTTTTGGTGGTGATAGTGGAAGTAAAGAGAAGAAGTGCCGTCTTCAGAGGATGATTGCAGCTGGAAAGGTTCTTGCTACTGTGGTCCGGGTTGGAGAAGAGGGAATATATTTTGACACAAGGGGAAAGAAATTTGTCATTGGTATGGAGCCCCAAACTTCTGATAATTATCTACTTAATGGCTTAAATGGTACCAAATTAAGTGGTATTGAACTGGAAAGTCCAGATGCTGGACAGTTGACTGTGGGAGATCTTCTGCCGAAGCAGCAATTGTATGTGGAATGTGAAGAAGAAGACGAAGTTATTGTTTTTAAGCCATCAGTGATAGAAAAATCTAATGACATCTCTTCAAGTGCTATGACCTCAGCGGTTCCTGTAGCTGGTATTAGTGTTGTCAATGCTTCTTCTGGTGCTAGCATGGAGTGTGTTGATTCGTGTTGTGAGATGGGGCCATTTCCATCTGCACTCGATGGATTGAGGTTGCAGAATGGTTGGAGTACTACAAGGCTGCCAACAAGCATTTCTCTTACTAATACCCAATATATGCAGGCAATCCAACCAAGTACTTCAATGTGGTCTGTAGAGCAAGGTGCTTTTATGAATGGATTGGGTGGCTTGAGCTTGACAGGAAATGGGCTAATGACAGAAGCTGAGTTGCTAAATCATCCAGAAATGGTGTCACCTGCAGCAGCACATTCAGCTCCTTTGCCACAGTCTGTGAAGTTCAGCACTGCAAATAATATTCACTTCCAGGTTCCTGAGGCTGCTATGTCATCTACCTTCAGTTCACTTGCACCCTCCGTAGCTTTCTCCGATAGCATGTCAATGAAATCTTTAGCAATTACTCAAACAGGAATGAAGAAAAATCCAGTGTGCCGACCTGGTAGGCATCTGGGTCCACCTCCAGGGTTTGGTTCTGTTTCTTCCAAAGTAGATGACTCTTCATTTGCGTCGAcacttaaaaatgaaaataacccCATCCCTCGTATGGATGATTATAGCTGGTTGAATGGATATCAGTTACCTTCAGCACATCAGAGCATTGTTTACAATAACTCGGACAATCATTCAGCTCAACCATATCACTCTGTAAGCAATAGTAGCTTAGTCGGGATTAGCTTTCCTTTCCCTGGGAAGCAGGTGCCCTCTCTGCACATGCAGTCAGATATCCAGAAAGCAAATAACCAATCTGTTGGATTGCCTCAGCAGTATCAAGGACAGTCCCTGTGGCAAGATCGTTTCTTTGTGTGA
- the LOC101244916 gene encoding nudix hydrolase 16, mitochondrial yields MSDLVARTGRHQQRYEEGYRLIAGCIPFRFRDMEQNGDDTSEKIVEVLMINSTSGPGLLFPKGGWENDETVKEAAVREAIEEAGVRGDIVHFLGYYPFKSKTLQDEFSPEGLCRAAMFALFVKEELDCWPEQSRRKRSWLTIPEAIECCRHPWMRKVLEEGFSKWHEDGMVSTINNNDD; encoded by the exons atgtcTGATTTGGTTGCTCGGACGGGTCGGCATCAACAGCGGTATGAAGAAGGTTATCGACTCATTGCTGG GTGTATACCGTTCAGGTTCAGAGATATGGAACAGAATGGTGATGACACATCTGAAAAGATAGTTGAAGTACTGATGATAAACTCAACGAGCGGGCCTGGTCTTCTGTTTCCAAAG GGAGGGTGGGAAAATGATGAAACAGTTAAAGAGGCAGCTGTTCGTGAAGCCATAGAGGAGGCTGGAGTTCGTGGGGATATAGTG CATTTTTTGGGATACTACCCCTTTAAAAGCAAAACACTTCAGGACGAGTTCAGTCCAGAAGGTCTGTGTAGAGCTGCCATGTTCGCTTTGTTTGTTAAGGAAGAGCTTGACTGTTGGCCAGAACAGAGCCGCCGAAAAAGAAGTTGGCTGACAATTCCTGAGGCAATTGAATGTTGCAGGCACCCATGGATGAGAAAGGTCCTTGAAGAAGGATTTTCGAAGTGGCATGAGGATGGTATGGTAAGCACCATTAACAACAACGATGACTAG